In a genomic window of Lathamus discolor isolate bLatDis1 chromosome 4, bLatDis1.hap1, whole genome shotgun sequence:
- the LOC136012695 gene encoding tubulin monoglycylase TTLL3-like, whose translation MGLLKKARQHLEEAIKEKKNFTVRGPSPVIRNVMRAWGWVEKKFSNTVKVGPRSGQQQDPRKLLTKENEEDGGDEQWQAALGAEPGLASCWVQPTVEMPEEEAEEEDLWDDEDHDGIHDIMSSMVRDQTPTFIWTSQCEDVNFRLLQDHQVVNHFSGVRAFTTKAGLCVNLQNQPSFHQADPTTFFPPCYHLHVRDERQAFIEDFCLMAARSLLKLEKARDTSGVMERPGKGAGSAPRSHPELLEAALQICRVQLDRLENKDIDRDSPLLHVTDADWDWILREHCVQGGRGWGGTQHGSAGAEPPMSPPCSEQVRLAPSIRQWKQCRALLLQLQAWLLQLHMESDRNLWIIKPGAQSCGRGITCSARLEEVLELEGKCLTPSLRPGQWVVKKYVEQLLTILGKFDLQQWFLVSNWNPLTVWFYRDSYVCFCSQPFSMHCLHHSQHLCNVVIQKQWRLARGQHPCDLMCSSQQFQLYLQRAGHTEAWEKLIVASMKEAVVAAPRSTQELVEVRKGSFELYGADFRGNCQPWLLEINTNPSLEPCSAVTRRLCAAVLRDTLRVVLDHKENPACSTSAFDLIYKQAKVTAPPDVGLELLVEGYSLRKPQLEEQQPQDELLTFLPLVRPVVPKSPVVPKRPAVPKSLRVAKSPVVSKSPVFSKQLMNTNPSVVPKSSVFSKKLMDTNLLVMPKSPMVPKPPVMPKSPDFSKPLTDTKLPVVLKSPVVPKPPVVSKPHMDTKLPAVSKSPEMPKTPVITKPLVVLKPPVVDKPLMGTKVPVVSKSSVVPKSPVVPKSPVFSKPLVDTQPPVTPKPPVVPKSPVVPRCPVVYKPLMDIKFPVNTKPLVEPKPPVVDKPLMGTKLPVILKPLVVPRSPMVPRSPVVHKPLMGTKLPALPKSPVVPDPPVADKPLMGTKIPVVPKFPVVPKSPVVPKSPVFSNPFVDTQLPVTPKPPVVPKPPVVPKPPMVRRRPVVYKPLTDTKLPVVPKSPVVPTSPVVPKSPVFSNPLVDTQLPVTPKPPVVPKTPMVPRSPVVYKPLTDIKFPVITKPLVEPKPPVVDKPLMGTRRPVVHKPLMGTKLPAVPKSPVVPNPPVVPKSPDFSKPLTDTKLPVIPKPTAVPKPPVVPRSPVVYKPLTDIKPPVITKPLVEPKPPVVDKPLMGTKVPVVPKPPVVLKSPVVLEPPVFSNPLVDTKLPVTPKPPVVPKPPVVLRRPVVYKPLTGKISSDA comes from the exons ATGGGACTGCTGAAGAAGGCCAGGCAGCACTTGGAAGAGGCCATCAAG GAGAAGAAGAACTTCACGGTGCGGGGCCCCTCCCCTGTCATCCGCAATGTGATGCGGGCATGGGGCTGGGTGGAGAAGAAGTTCTCCAACACTGTCAAGGTGGGCCCCCGCtcggggcagcagcaggatccCCGGAAGCTGCTGACCAAGGAGAATGAGGAGGACGGTGGTGATGAGCAGTGgcaggcagcactgggtgcagagccagggctggcatCCTGCTGGGTTCAGCCCACAGTGGAGATGCCAGAGGAAGAGGCGGAAGAGGAGGACCTGTGGGATGATGAGGACCATGATGGCATCCATGACATCATG TCCTCCATGGTGCGAGACCAGACGCCGAccttcatctggaccagccagtGCGAAGATGTCAACTTTCGGCTGCTGCAGGACCACCAGGTGGTGAACCACTTCAGTGGCGTCAGAGCCTTCACCACCAAG GCGGGGCTGTGCGTCAACCTGCAAAACCAGCCCAGCTTCCACCAAGCCGATCCCACCACCTTCTTCCCACCGTGCTACCACCTGCATGTTAGGGATGAGCGCCAAGCCTTCATCG AGGATTTCTGCCTGATGGCAGCTCGCAGCCTGCTCAAACTGGAGAAGGCTCGGGACACATCAGGGGTGATGGAGCGACCTGGCAAGGGGGCAG GATCAGCACCCCGATCGCAccctgagctgctggaggcCGCCCTGCAGATCTGCAGGGTGcagctggacaggctggagaacaaGGACATCGACCGGGACTCCCCATTGCTCCACGTGACCGACGCTGACTGGGACTGGATCCTGCGGGAGCACTGCGTGCAGGGcgggaggggttgggggggcaCGCAGCACggcagtgctggtgctgagccccCCATGTCACCACCCTGCAGCGAGCAGGTCAGGCTGGCTCCCAGCATACGGCAGTGGAAGCAATgcagggccctgctgctgcagctgcaggcgtggctgctgcagctccacatgGAGAGTGATCGCAACCTTTGGATCATCAAGCCCGGAGCCCAGTCCTGCGGTAGAG GCATCACCTGCTCGGCGCGGCtggaggaggtgctggagctggaaggGAAATGCCTGACGCCCTCGCTGCGACCAGGACAATGGGTGGTGAAGAAGTACGTGGAGCAGTTGCTGACCATCCTGGGCAAGTTCGACCTGCAGCAATGGTTCCTGGTGAGCAACTGGAACCCGCTCACCGTCTGGTTCTACCGGGACAGCTACGTGTgcttctgctcccagcccttctCCATGCACTGCCTGCACCA CTCCCAGCATCTCTGCAACGTCGTCATCCAGAAGCAGTGGAGGCTGGCTCGGGGCCAGCACCCCTGCGACCTGATGTGTTCCAGCCAGCAGTTCCAGCTGTACCTGCAGCGAGCAGGACACACGGAGGCCTGGGAGAAGCTCATTGTCGCGAGCATGAAGGAGGCAGTGGTGGCTGCCCCGCGCAGCAcccaggagctggtggaggtgCGCAAGGGCAGCTTCGAGCTGTATGGAGCGGACTTCAGGGGGAAttgccagccctggctgctggagATTAACACAAATCCATCCTTGGAGCCCTGCTCAGCGGTGACCCGACGGCTGTGTGCCGCCGTCCTGCGCGACACACTGCGTGTGGTCCTGGACCACAAGGAGAACCCTGCCTGCTCCACCAGTGCCTTCGACCTCATCTACAAACAG GCAAAGGTGACTGCGCCTCCTgatgtggggctggagctgctggtggaaGGCTACTCACTAAGGAAGCCCCAGCTGGAAGAGCAACAGCCCCAGGACGAACTCCTCACATTCCTGCCTCTTGTCCGTCCAGtggtgcccaagtcacctgtgGTACCCAAGCGTCCTGCGGTGCCCAAGTCCCTTAGAGTAGCCAAGTCTCCTGTGGTGTCCAAGTCACCTGTGTTCTCCAAGCAACTTATGAACACCAATCCTTCTGTCGTGCCTAAGTCATCTGTTTTCTCCAAGAAACTTATGGACACGAACCTTCTTGTGATGCCCAAGTCACCTATGGTACCCAAGCCACCTGTGATGCCCAAGTCACCTGATTTCTCCAAGCCACTTACAGACACCAAGCTTCCTGTCGTGCTAAAGTCTCCAGTGGTACCCAAGCCACCTGTGGTCTCCAAGCCACATATGGACACCAAGCTTCCTGCTGTGTCAAAGTCTCCAGAGATGCCCAAGACACCTGTGATTACCAAGCCTCTTGTGGTGCTCAAGCCACCTGTGGTCGACAAGCCACTTATGGGCACCAAGGTTCCTGTTGTGTCAAAGTCTTCAGtggtgcccaagtcacctgtggtgcccaagtcacctgtTTTCTCCAAGCCACTTGTGGACACCCAGCCTCCTGTGACACCCAAGCCCCCAGtggtgcccaagtcacctgtgGTGCCAAGGTGTCCTGTGGTCTACAAGCCACTTATGGACATCAAGTTTCCTGTGAATACCAAGCCTCTTGTGGAGCCCAAGCCGCCTGTGGTCGACAAGCCACTTATGGGCACCAAGCTTCCTGTGATCCTCAAGCCTCTTGTGGTTCCCAGGTCACCTATGGTACCCAGGAGTCCTGTGGTCCACAAGCCACTTATGGGCACCAAGCTTCCTGCTCTGCCAAAGTCTCCAGTGGTGCCCGACCCACCTGTGGCCGACAAGCCACTTATGGGCACCAAGATTCCTGTTGTGCCAAAgtttccagtggtgcccaagtcacctgtggtgcccaagtcacctgtTTTCTCCAACCCATTTGTGGACACCCAGCTTCCTGTGACACCCAAGCCTCCAGTGGTACCCAAGCCTCCAGTGGTACCCAAGCCTCCCATGGTACGCAGGCGTCCTGTGGTCTACAAGCCACTTACAGACACCAAGCTTCCTGTTGTGCCAAAGTCTCCAGTGGTGCCCACGTCACCTGTAGTGCCCAAGTCACCTGTTTTCTCCAACCCACTTGTGGACACCCAGCTTCCTGTGACGCCCAAGcctccagtggtgcccaagACTCCCATGGTGCCAAGGAGTCCTGTGGTCTACAAGCCACTTACGGACATCAAGTTTCCTGTGATTACCAAGCCTCTTGTGGAGCCCAAGCCACCTGTGGTCGACAAGCCACTTATGGGCACCAGGCGTCCTGTGGTCCACAAGCCACTTATGGGCACCAAGCTTCCTGCTGTGCCAAAGTCTCCAGTGGTGCCCAACCCACCTGtggtgcccaagtcacctgATTTCTCCAAGCCACTTACAGACACCAAGCTTCCTGTGATACCCAAGCCTACAGCGGTGCCCAAGCCTCCCGTGGTGCCCAGGAGTCCTGTGGTCTACAAGCCACTTACGGACATCAAGCCTCCTGTGATTACCAAGCCTCTTGTGGAGCCCAAGCCACCTGTGGTTGACAAGCCACTTATGGGCACCAAGGTTCCTGTTGTGCCAAAGCCTCCAGTGGTGCTCAAGTCACCTGTGGTGCTCGAGCCACCTGTTTTCTCCAACCCACTTGTGGACACCAAGCTTCCTGTGACACCCAAGCCCCCAGTGGTGCCCAAGCCACCTGTGGTGCTGAGGCGTCCTGTAGTCTACAAGCCACTTACGGGCAAAATCTCCAGTGATGCATAA